A window of Paenibacillus polygoni contains these coding sequences:
- a CDS encoding GNAT family N-acetyltransferase — MQLELVAMDKEQYEDFMAFTLVTYMKAKIKAGTWIPEHAESRALEDMSRILPKGYSTENAYFYRVIDMALPTPAVIGFIWFNLYRRNHKNELFLYDITILDEYQDQGYGTKTMFLLEEEARKLGVDFVGLHVFGHNERALHLYQKMGYDARSITLYKELL; from the coding sequence ATGCAGCTTGAACTAGTAGCAATGGATAAAGAACAATATGAAGACTTTATGGCGTTTACACTTGTGACCTATATGAAAGCGAAGATCAAGGCAGGTACCTGGATTCCAGAACATGCAGAAAGTCGAGCACTGGAGGATATGAGCAGAATTCTTCCAAAAGGGTACTCCACGGAAAATGCTTATTTCTACCGGGTTATTGATATGGCTCTCCCCACTCCTGCCGTCATCGGATTTATCTGGTTTAATCTCTATCGAAGAAATCATAAGAATGAATTATTCTTATACGACATTACCATTCTGGATGAATACCAGGACCAAGGATATGGTACAAAGACAATGTTCCTTCTAGAAGAAGAGGCTAGAAAACTCGGGGTAGATTTCGTGGGACTGCATGTCTTTGGGCATAATGAGCGGGCTTTGCATTTGTATCAGAAAATGGGATATGATGCTAGAAGTATTACGCTATATAAAGAGTTGTTATAA
- a CDS encoding phytoene desaturase family protein has product MNKQKVVIIGAGFGGLSSAIRLATLGKDVTIIERQQHAGGKLQRIQLGDYYFDRGPSTITMPHIFREVFELAGVEMEDYVKMYDLEPRTRNVFADGKTVDLSSDRAFMKEQIAAYSEKDAQNYDAFMDESKALYREANQKFLGQLMIRPQDKYNVSMLKSLLRVRPMTKLNTLLQRYFTHPNTLQMFGRYATYVGSSPYEAPSIFAMLAHVEAELGVYGVEGGTYSLVSGMEKLAREKGVIFRTGEEVKRIKTHRSKVTGVETDRDEYTADVVIANGDVLRIHQLLIPESQRPSMNNRKIEQYEPSLSGFVTLAGIQQQYDKLLHHTVFFPDHYEAEFTDIFSKKRAPENPTLYLCYSGYSEQGMAPEGGSNLFILANAPYVSKEWNWKHESSAYQDKLIRRLSELGVTGLERADVMSHYTPEDIQRDTLAYRGSIYGISSNNPKQTFTRPSNRSKDIEGLWFVGGTTHPGGGTPIVTRSGRLVAEEIAR; this is encoded by the coding sequence TTGAACAAACAAAAGGTAGTTATTATTGGAGCTGGATTCGGCGGGTTGTCTTCGGCTATACGTCTTGCCACACTAGGCAAGGATGTAACGATCATTGAGCGGCAGCAACATGCAGGCGGCAAACTGCAGCGTATTCAGCTTGGCGATTATTATTTTGACCGAGGACCGAGCACCATTACGATGCCCCATATTTTTCGGGAAGTGTTTGAACTGGCTGGTGTAGAGATGGAAGACTATGTGAAAATGTATGATCTCGAGCCAAGGACAAGAAATGTATTCGCTGACGGGAAAACGGTAGACCTGTCTAGCGATCGTGCCTTTATGAAAGAGCAGATTGCCGCATACAGCGAAAAAGACGCACAAAACTACGATGCCTTTATGGATGAATCCAAAGCGCTTTATAGGGAAGCAAATCAGAAATTTCTTGGGCAGCTGATGATTCGTCCCCAGGATAAATATAATGTGTCGATGTTAAAAAGTTTACTGCGTGTCAGACCCATGACGAAGCTGAATACACTGCTTCAGCGTTATTTCACGCATCCAAATACACTCCAAATGTTCGGCAGATACGCAACTTACGTTGGATCTTCGCCTTATGAAGCACCTTCGATCTTCGCCATGCTCGCTCATGTGGAAGCAGAACTTGGGGTATATGGCGTGGAAGGAGGTACGTACTCCCTGGTGTCCGGAATGGAGAAGCTCGCGCGGGAGAAGGGGGTTATCTTTCGGACTGGAGAAGAAGTGAAGAGAATTAAAACACACCGTAGCAAAGTTACTGGAGTAGAGACGGACAGGGATGAATATACAGCAGACGTTGTTATTGCTAATGGGGATGTACTTCGTATTCATCAGCTGCTGATTCCTGAATCACAGCGCCCATCAATGAACAATCGAAAGATTGAGCAGTATGAGCCCTCCCTATCAGGGTTTGTCACACTTGCAGGCATACAGCAGCAGTATGACAAACTTCTTCATCATACCGTCTTTTTTCCAGACCATTATGAAGCAGAATTCACGGATATTTTTAGTAAAAAGAGAGCTCCTGAAAATCCGACGCTATATCTTTGTTACTCTGGGTATTCAGAGCAGGGAATGGCTCCAGAAGGGGGCAGCAACCTGTTCATTCTTGCCAATGCACCTTATGTATCAAAGGAATGGAATTGGAAGCATGAGTCGTCTGCTTATCAGGATAAACTGATCCGGCGGCTATCAGAGCTTGGTGTGACAGGTTTGGAACGAGCTGATGTGATGAGTCACTACACCCCAGAAGATATTCAGCGTGATACCCTTGCTTACCGGGGCAGTATCTATGGAATCTCTTCCAACAATCCGAAGCAGACCTTCACAAGACCGTCCAATCGTTCCAAAGATATAGAAGGATTGTGGTTTGTAGGAGGGACAACACATCCTGGAGGGGGAACTCCTATTGTCACCCGCTCGGGAAGGCTCGTGGCGGAGGAGATTGCTCGTTAG
- the prfA gene encoding peptide chain release factor 1, translating to MLDRLQALVDRYEKLSELLCDPDVVSDNKKLRDYSKEQSDLQPAYEAYMEYKTVMEELEAAKQMQAEKLDDEMREMVKMEIDELSTRQKELEDKIHILLLPKDPNDDKNVIVEIRGAAGGDEAALFAADLYRMYTRYAESQGWKVELMDVNENDLGGFKEVIFMINGRGAYSKMKYESGAHRVQRIPATESGGRIHTSTSTVAVMPEAEELDIVIHDKDIRVDTFCSSGAGGQSVNTTKSAVRVTHVPTGIVATCQDGKSQNSNKEKALQVLRTRIYDVIRQEEEAKISGERKSKVGTGDRSERIRTYNFPQSRVTDHRIGLTVHRLDQVMNGDIEDILSALTVAQQAELMEKGE from the coding sequence ATGCTGGATCGTTTACAAGCATTGGTTGATCGATATGAGAAACTGAGCGAACTTTTGTGTGACCCGGATGTAGTCAGTGACAATAAGAAACTGAGAGATTACTCTAAAGAGCAGTCCGATCTGCAGCCCGCTTATGAAGCTTACATGGAATACAAGACCGTTATGGAAGAACTGGAAGCAGCTAAGCAGATGCAAGCCGAGAAACTGGACGATGAGATGCGTGAAATGGTCAAAATGGAAATTGATGAACTGAGCACGCGCCAGAAAGAGCTGGAAGATAAGATTCATATTCTTCTGCTGCCAAAAGACCCGAATGATGATAAGAACGTTATTGTCGAGATTCGCGGTGCTGCTGGCGGAGATGAAGCGGCTCTATTTGCAGCTGATTTGTACCGGATGTATACACGTTATGCGGAATCTCAGGGCTGGAAAGTGGAACTGATGGACGTAAATGAGAATGACCTCGGCGGATTTAAAGAGGTAATCTTCATGATTAACGGACGCGGTGCCTACAGCAAAATGAAATATGAGAGTGGTGCTCACCGTGTTCAGCGGATTCCTGCAACAGAATCAGGCGGACGGATTCATACCTCTACTTCTACAGTAGCGGTAATGCCGGAAGCAGAAGAATTAGATATTGTCATTCATGATAAAGATATTCGTGTAGATACGTTCTGCTCCAGCGGTGCTGGCGGACAGTCGGTTAATACGACCAAATCAGCGGTTCGTGTTACCCATGTTCCTACGGGAATTGTAGCAACTTGCCAGGATGGAAAATCCCAGAACTCGAACAAGGAGAAGGCATTGCAAGTTCTTCGGACGCGGATTTATGATGTGATCCGTCAAGAGGAAGAAGCGAAAATTTCCGGCGAACGGAAGAGTAAAGTGGGAACAGGAGACCGCAGTGAGCGGATTCGTACGTATAATTTCCCGCAAAGCCGTGTAACAGATCACCGTATCGGTTTAACCGTGCATAGACTCGATCAGGTGATGAACGGTGATATTGAAGACATTCTGTCTGCTCTCACGGTTGCACAACAAGCAGAGCTAATGGAAAAAGGGGAATAA
- the fni gene encoding type 2 isopentenyl-diphosphate Delta-isomerase, which translates to MREAGRDNQLHKDQDFQGVGEHLLPEVPTGERKIEHVRLCLNEDVNAQGITAGFESYRFRHAALPELDFADVQLNTMFLGQELRTPFLISSMTGGSGATGKINERLAAVAEARGWAFGVGSIRAAVEKEELAASFSMRKFAPTIPIIANLGAVQLNYGFGKEACQRAVDIAGASMLVLHLNGLQEIFQPEGNTNFSGLLKKIEKLCGELSVPVGVKEVGWGIDGETAARLYDAGVSFVDVAGAGGTSWVQVEKFRNEDMMKKAAAEAFVDWGISTAECITEVRQMNPGKAVIGSGGLTSGVDAAKAIALGADLVGFGRSLLGAAVESEEALHQRLHQVEFELRTAMFGVGAPRPTDLQGTKRLIRTIK; encoded by the coding sequence ATGCGGGAAGCGGGACGAGATAATCAATTACATAAAGATCAAGATTTTCAGGGGGTTGGCGAGCATTTGCTGCCTGAAGTGCCGACCGGCGAACGGAAAATAGAACATGTCCGGCTCTGTCTTAACGAAGACGTGAATGCACAGGGAATAACTGCTGGATTTGAATCTTACCGGTTTCGGCATGCAGCACTGCCTGAGCTTGATTTTGCTGATGTTCAGCTGAATACGATGTTTCTCGGACAAGAGCTCCGCACACCGTTTCTTATCAGTTCTATGACAGGCGGAAGCGGGGCGACAGGAAAGATTAATGAACGCCTGGCAGCGGTTGCTGAAGCAAGAGGCTGGGCTTTTGGTGTGGGTTCCATAAGGGCAGCGGTTGAAAAAGAAGAACTGGCCGCCTCCTTCTCTATGAGAAAGTTTGCGCCCACGATTCCCATTATTGCGAACCTTGGAGCCGTTCAGCTGAACTATGGGTTTGGCAAAGAAGCATGTCAGCGGGCGGTTGATATCGCGGGTGCTTCGATGCTTGTGCTTCATTTAAACGGTCTGCAGGAAATTTTTCAGCCGGAAGGAAACACGAACTTCAGCGGGCTTTTGAAGAAGATAGAAAAGCTCTGCGGGGAACTCTCTGTACCTGTCGGGGTCAAAGAAGTAGGCTGGGGAATCGATGGAGAGACAGCAGCCAGACTTTATGATGCGGGAGTTTCTTTTGTTGACGTTGCAGGGGCCGGCGGGACAAGCTGGGTTCAAGTAGAAAAGTTTAGAAATGAAGATATGATGAAAAAAGCAGCGGCAGAAGCCTTTGTAGATTGGGGAATCTCTACAGCTGAATGTATAACCGAAGTACGGCAGATGAACCCTGGGAAAGCAGTGATTGGAAGCGGCGGGCTCACCTCCGGTGTAGATGCGGCCAAAGCGATTGCACTCGGTGCTGATCTTGTTGGTTTTGGAAGATCGCTCCTTGGAGCCGCTGTCGAATCGGAAGAAGCTCTTCATCAGCGGCTTCACCAAGTAGAATTTGAACTGCGAACAGCGATGTTCGGGGTAGGCGCCCCACGTCCAACGGATTTGCAAGGTACGAAACGGTTGATCAGAACGATCAAGTAA
- the ychF gene encoding redox-regulated ATPase YchF, which yields MALKAGIVGLPNVGKSTLFNAITQAGAESANYPFCTIDPNVGIVEVPDERLDKLTELVVPKKTVPTAFEFVDIAGLVRGASKGEGLGNKFLAHIREVDAIVHVVRCFEDENVTHVDGKVDPISDIQTINLELILADIESVEKRIERARKNMKGGNKQHAQEVEVLEKVKAVLYDDKPARSIELTDDEQLIIRDLHLLTMKPVLYATNVSEDEVSSADTNPYVLKVKEFAADENAEVVPISAKVESEIAELEGEDKAMFLEELGLAESGLNRLIKAAYRLLGLYTYFTAGVQEVRAWTIRKGTKAPGAAGVIHTDFERGFIRAEVVSYDDLVAAGSMNGAKERGQLRLEGKEYVVQDGDVMHFRFNV from the coding sequence ATGGCTTTGAAAGCAGGGATTGTAGGGTTACCGAACGTAGGGAAATCAACCCTTTTTAACGCAATTACACAAGCGGGCGCAGAAAGTGCCAACTACCCATTCTGTACCATTGATCCGAACGTGGGAATCGTTGAAGTTCCGGATGAGCGTCTTGATAAATTGACAGAACTTGTAGTACCGAAAAAAACAGTACCAACGGCTTTTGAATTTGTGGATATCGCAGGGCTCGTGCGCGGTGCAAGTAAAGGGGAAGGGCTGGGCAACAAGTTCCTTGCTCATATCCGTGAAGTGGATGCTATTGTACATGTGGTTCGCTGCTTTGAAGATGAGAACGTTACCCATGTGGATGGCAAAGTAGATCCGATCTCCGACATTCAGACAATTAACCTGGAACTCATTCTTGCAGACATTGAAAGTGTTGAGAAACGAATTGAACGTGCGCGTAAGAATATGAAGGGCGGCAATAAGCAGCATGCTCAAGAAGTAGAAGTTCTAGAGAAAGTAAAAGCGGTACTTTACGATGATAAACCAGCTCGCAGTATCGAGCTGACAGATGATGAGCAGTTGATTATTCGCGATCTGCACTTGCTGACAATGAAGCCGGTTCTTTATGCAACGAACGTTAGCGAAGATGAAGTTTCTTCTGCAGACACTAACCCTTATGTACTGAAAGTAAAAGAATTTGCAGCCGATGAGAATGCAGAAGTTGTTCCAATCAGCGCGAAGGTAGAGTCTGAGATTGCTGAGCTTGAAGGCGAAGACAAAGCAATGTTCCTTGAAGAGCTCGGACTTGCAGAGTCTGGTCTTAACCGTCTGATTAAAGCAGCTTACCGTTTACTTGGTCTGTACACTTACTTCACAGCAGGTGTACAAGAAGTTCGTGCATGGACGATTCGTAAAGGAACCAAAGCACCGGGTGCTGCAGGTGTGATTCATACGGACTTTGAACGTGGATTTATCCGTGCAGAAGTAGTGTCATACGATGACCTAGTGGCTGCAGGTTCAATGAATGGTGCGAAAGAACGCGGTCAGCTTCGTCTTGAAGGGAAAGAATATGTAGTACAAGACGGCGACGTAATGCACTTCCGTTTTAATGTATAA